The DNA sequence GGATCAAAACTCAGTTTGACGGTTCATACAGGGAGTGGAAGTTCACCATGCCCTGGGAGTGTCTTGAACATGTTGACCTCAAGCCTGGTACCCTTATCCCCAAGATCGTGATTACTTCAGATGAGATTCAGCGTGCTTTCGATCCTGTCCTAGACAAGATATTTGTCATGGTTCAAGAGCAGGTGGCCGCGGTGACTCGGAAGAAGGGACATGGTCCAAAGGTGAGTACAGGCTACATTTTCTGTATTGAAGAGGCTAACGCGCCACGCAGTATGTCattcttgttggtggcttTGGGCGTTCAAGATATCTCTTTTCTTatctcaagaagaagcttggaGATGAGATTGAGATACTTCAGTCTCGCGGCGCCAGCTCGTAGGTTTCCCATTGTTCTTGTTGGCATGACTCGGTTTGCTGACAATTCTGTGTTCATAGCTGGACCGCCATCTGCCGCGGAGCTGTAATACAAAGCATTAGCTCCAAAGGCCGTTCGAATCTGTCTATTGATGTCCAGGGGCGGATCTCCAGAGCCAGCTATGGTGTTCGTTACTCTACCACCTGGGACCCCCAAGTCCATGATGCATCTTTGAGGTACTTTTGCCACTACGAAGCCGGGTGGAAAGCAAAGAACCAGATGTGCTGGTATTTGAATCAGGTAAGCGTTACCTGCTCCGTTAGTGTGATTGTTTTAGAGCTGACCTATAGAAGGGCGACCTCGTGAATTCAGACAAACGTGTCACAAGTTCCTACCTACGTCAATTTGACACAAACGACGACCAGAAACAGACCATTGTGGAGGATATCTACTGCACAACTGCCTCACAGCCACCCAAAGTCTGGAATCATCAAGTCAAGATGCTCTGCACGGTGAAGTGGGAAACGAAGATCGACCTGACCACCCTTCCAACATTCACCAACCCCGTGGGAAAGGTTATCTACGTCCTCAAGTACGATATCGAGATGACGGTTGCTGGGGGTATTATGGACTTTGCTGTTTACCGCGATGGCGTTCGGCAGGGAGGAAAGAGTGTCATGATTGAGTATGAGAATGCCTAAGCCTAATCTTGGTGTTGCATCCAATCATAGGGATGGTCATGTACAACCATAGCACTTCTGGTATCGGCATTTGGCACTGTGTGGGGTGATTTTATCAAGAGGGTGGGGATTTGTCATTCGGTCATGATGACCTGATGGGTTTAGTGCTTTAGAAGCCCGAGATAGTATTCAACCAACGAAATCACCTATTTCATTAGATCCCACGCAGAACGGCTGTGGCATACGGTGGGATTTCCAATTCCAAGCCGATCAAGCGATCTTTTGAATACATAATGCAAACGATTTGTGTAAAACATATAGCTAATCTAAATCTACATGATGTATCACCTAGGGGTTACTAGACACCTAGACCACATTCATGCTGAGAAAGCAACTCTGGATGCTGGCCTGGCTGTATTACTCTTGTATGCTGCGACCTGTACACGGTGTTCTCAGGGCCGGTATAGGTTTTGGAAGCAGTATTATGTTGCTACATCTATGCTGGCTGGGTTGATGCTCATATTGGCCTTGAGTTCAAGCCGTCATGAACGGACTTTTGGGTTAGAAGCATGAACAAGATGTAGACACATTGGATTCGGACAGGTCGACAACACGTAATTTGGGGACGAAGAGATCTTACGAGAGCTTCCTCGAGACCGCAGATGAGACCATACCTTTGCCAGAGCCTGGGAGATTGCCTTTGGGTCATTGGAACGGACTGAAAGAAGAAAGGGTTTCAGCAAGCAGTTCCCGTGGTCACTCGGTACGCGCTCACAGACTGATTCTGGTCAATATCGGTTCAAATCCTTCAGCAAACGATCTCGTTACAGCTCTAACCGTTTTACAGGGCAACAGGTATTCGTTTCGCACAATCGTATCCCCCAATTATTTCTCTCAATGCTCTGAGCCAATGAAATCCCCTTTGAATGCCAACCAAACTCGAATCGAGCCCAGACTCTCCGAGTCCTCAAATAATTCGCGAGGCAACAAAGTTGACTGGACTACCATCGATACTACGGCTGTTGGGATTTCAAGGTCTGAGATAGACCAGCCATCCTATCGTAATTGGATTGGTATGTACAGCAGGTGTTATCAGGTCCGtctttgttgtcgttgtttttttttgtttttttttgtttttggatgatgaagagacaGAAACTACTATATAAGATTATGAAATGCGGAAATAGCTGGTTGTAATTGTTGGTTTATGGGAGGATCTTGTTGAGATGTAGGGCATCAGAGAGATGGCGATGCTTTGGAGTAAGGCGTATATGTAAACCTATCTCCCTGTTAGATTAACATGTTCAAATATTGTACACTACGCGAGTCCGTAAATCTATCATGAGAATGGAATTGTTTTTTTGCGGCTGTAACCCCCCGGAAACGTAGTTGCCCGctgtgtggttggtggtggggatcaGGGGTAAAAGGGGCGAAGTGGGGCGGTCTGTCAAGTAAACAAGAGTGACAAGCCACGAAGTGGAATTGGCTTATAATGCTGCATGAGTGCGGGCCAAGAAAATGTCTTGAACATATAAAGAGTAAGATATTACCTAATAAAAAGATTGTGAATCATTTCTCTTGGAGTTATGTTTAGGTTGCAGGTCATTAATCGCTTTGTGGTGCTTCTGCGATGGAAAGAGACTTCCATCCAGGTGCGGGGCAACAGCTGCAATCATCAGATGGTCGTCACCCCACCACAGCACGCGATTCAACGGCACTGAGGACAAAGTGTATTTAAGAACCGGCATAGATGCGATGGCTTTGGGGAAGGTGGAACTCAATTTCGGAATCCTAAATCCAAACGGCAATCGCAACTCTTTTGGAAACAAGCAGTTCATCTTTAACTATGCTATCCTCGCTGCAACTTGTGCCCCCAGCTGCTGTAATCCACAGCGCAGTCCGGgcagcagctcctccactAACACTGGCTCTCACCAGAGCCCTCACCAGCACAACACGCCGTATTGCGTCACAGGCACCAAGAGCGGTACACAACTCAACCCCCCGCCTTCACCCCCGCCTTGCAAACCCGCCAACCtcgcaccaccctcccaagATTCCCGGCTACCGCCGCCTcaaaacaaccaacaccctctcccccttcttctccagcaaccaacccccactgGGCGAcctcccttcctccacctcctcctggcggccccctccgccctcctccctcgacgaGCGCCCCGTCCTGATCATTGGCGCTGGCTCCATCGGCCGCCGAGTAGCCCTGATATGGGCCTCCAACTCCCGCCCAGTTACCCTCTACGATGTCTCCGATGACGCCCTCAAGTCAGCGACAGAATACCTTACTGATAACCTCGGCGAGTATTGCGCTGCGAGAGGTACCCACCCCGGGCATGTCTACATCACCTCCAATATCCGAgtagccaccaccaccggccgtCACGAGAGCGCACCTCCGCCATCATGTCCCGCAGAGGAAGCAGAGCTCGAGAGTGGCAGCAAGGGCCCCTGGTTGGCGATTGAGTGCCTCCCCGAGAACCTCAGTCTCAAGGTCGATGTTCTTTCGTTGGCCGAGGGCTATCTACCGCTGGATTGCATCATCTgttccaacagcagcagcctcatgACGTCGGAGATGATCAAGTACGGAGATAATGAACTGCAATATCCGGAGCGGTTGCTGAATACGCACTACTTCATCCCGCCGAGGAATaggatggtggaggttaTGTCTTCCTCGAAGACCAACCCCAAGATCTTCCCGTTTTTGACGGACCAGATGGAGAATGTGGGATTGAGGCCAATGGTGGTTCCACCTGGGGTGCAGAGCCCGGGGTTCATCTTCAATAGGATCTGGGCGGCGTGCAAGAGGGAGACattggaggtgttgagtgAGGGAGTGGCAAGGCCGGAGGATGTCGATGCGTTGTTTAGGGATTTCTTCCATGCGGAGAAAGGTCCGTGTGAGAGgatggatgaggttgggttggataCTGTTTACAAGGTTGGGAAGCATAACCTGGAGAGGAAcagggatttggggggtggagaggcgTTGAAGTGGCTGAAGAAGACTTATTTGGATAGGGGaatgaagggggagagggctGGGG is a window from the Podospora pseudocomata strain CBS 415.72m chromosome 6, whole genome shotgun sequence genome containing:
- a CDS encoding hypothetical protein (EggNog:ENOG503NWD7; COG:I) yields the protein MLSSLQLVPPAAVIHSAVRAAAPPLTLALTRALTSTTRRIASQAPRAVHNSTPRLHPRLANPPTSHHPPKIPGYRRLKTTNTLSPFFSSNQPPLGDLPSSTSSWRPPPPSSLDERPVLIIGAGSIGRRVALIWASNSRPVTLYDVSDDALKSATEYLTDNLGEYCAARGTHPGHVYITSNIRVATTTGRHESAPPPSCPAEEAELESGSKGPWLAIECLPENLSLKVDVLSLAEGYLPLDCIICSNSSSLMTSEMIKYGDNELQYPERLLNTHYFIPPRNRMVEVMSSSKTNPKIFPFLTDQMENVGLRPMVVPPGVQSPGFIFNRIWAACKRETLEVLSEGVARPEDVDALFRDFFHAEKGPCERMDEVGLDTVYKVGKHNLERNRDLGGGEALKWLKKTYLDRGMKGERAGDGLYTREERAELKVKHRLEKWEEVEETQGA